The sequence below is a genomic window from Rhodococcus sp. 4CII.
CCGGTACGGCGCGAGATGGTTGCCCACCACGCGATGTGATCGCCGGCACATCCGAACTCTACTCAGAGTTGCTTGAGATGCGCAAGATGAGGTCGAGACTTGCGCACAACGCGCATTAGTGCGATTGTGAGCTGAGTTACAAACGAAGCTGCTGTACCCGACACGCCGCGGTGTCGATACCTCCCATCGCCGGCGTTATCGAAAGGTCGACGATGACCCCTCACGCAGACACCGAACGGCCGGTGACCGAATGACGCAGCACGCCGCCGACACGGCATTTGCAGCCCAGCCCCCGGGCTCGGCCTCCTCGGCGCCCCGCCGGACCCGGACCTCCCATGTCCCGAGAGTGCTGACGGCGGCCATGCCCCGCTACGTCGCAAAACGCCTCGGACAGAGCGCGCTGGCCGTCTTCCTGACCCTGACCACCGTGTTCGTCCTCATCCGGATGGCGCCCGGCGACCCCGCCTACTCGATGGCCGGGCCGCTGGCCACCACCGACGATCTCGCCCGCATCCGAGCGGACATGGGCCTCGACCAATCCGTGTTCACCCAGTATTTGCTGTATCTGCGCGGCCTGCTCCACCTCGATCTCGGGACGTCGTACTCGTTCCAGGCGCCCGCCTTCGACGTCGTCATCGCCCGGCTCCCCTACACGATCACCCTCGCCGTCTCGGCGATCGTGCTCACCACCCTGGTGTCCATTCCGCTCGGCGTGTGGATGGCCCGCCGCGCCGACACGAGACGCGAGCTCGGTGCCAACGTCGTCACGATCGCCGGTCAGTCCATGCCCGACTTCTGGACCGGCCTCATGCTCATCACCCTGTTCGCCGTCCTGATCCCGGTGTTTCCCGCCGCCGGCTTCACGACCTGGTCGAGCCTCGTGCTGCCGACGGTGACCGTGGCGGTGCTGCAGATCGCCCTCATCTCCCGCATGGTGCGCCGCGAAATGGTCGGCGCGTTCGCCTCGCCGTACATGACCGTCGCCCGCGCCCGGGGCGTCTCGGAGCGCGAACTGATCTGGCGGTACGCCCTGCGGAACTCGGCGATCCCGGTGCTGACCGCGCTTGGCACGCGGTTCGCGTCCATGCTCAACGGTGTCGTCGTGGTCGAGGTCGTCTTCGCGTGGCCGGGCGTCGGATCGCTGGTGGTGCGGGCGCTCGAGACCCGGGACTACCCGCTCATCCAGGCCACCGTTCTGGTGACCGCGGTGCTCGCCGTCCTCGTGCAGCTCGTCGTCGATCTCTGCTACCCGCTGCTCGACCCGCGCGTCCGACTCGGAAAGGGAACGAACAAATGACCACCGTC
It includes:
- a CDS encoding ABC transporter permease, producing MPRYVAKRLGQSALAVFLTLTTVFVLIRMAPGDPAYSMAGPLATTDDLARIRADMGLDQSVFTQYLLYLRGLLHLDLGTSYSFQAPAFDVVIARLPYTITLAVSAIVLTTLVSIPLGVWMARRADTRRELGANVVTIAGQSMPDFWTGLMLITLFAVLIPVFPAAGFTTWSSLVLPTVTVAVLQIALISRMVRREMVGAFASPYMTVARARGVSERELIWRYALRNSAIPVLTALGTRFASMLNGVVVVEVVFAWPGVGSLVVRALETRDYPLIQATVLVTAVLAVLVQLVVDLCYPLLDPRVRLGKGTNK